The Tripterygium wilfordii isolate XIE 37 chromosome 17, ASM1340144v1, whole genome shotgun sequence genome has a window encoding:
- the LOC119982853 gene encoding zinc finger protein ZAT10-like, with translation MALEALNSPNTTPNPFNAAYEDSDIKRKRSKRPRSEDEYLAICLIMLARGNTNNKDKEAVSESQPRTLELSYKCTVCDKAFTSYQALGGHKASHRKSSFAAAADNNSNNNDHPSSSTTTVAVTATSSGRAHKCSICHKIFPTGQALGGHKRCHYDGSNSNNNNNGSVVTSSSSHGLSQQQRQRGFDLNLPALVMESAWAGHVPMSTRRCGAGEDEVESPLPTKKPCLLLNSEKSLN, from the coding sequence ATGGCTCTTGAAGCACTCAACTCCCCAAACACTACACCCAATCCTTTCAATGCTGCTTATGAAGACTCGGACATCAAGCGCAAACGCTCAAAACGACCGCGTAGCGAGGATGAGTACCTCGCGATCTGCCTCATCATGCTCGCACGTGGCAACACCAACAACAAGGACAAGGAGGCAGTGTCTGAGTCTCAGCCGCGGACTTTGGAATTGTCGTACAAGTGCACCGTGTGCGACAAGGCCTTTACTTCTTACCAAGCCCTCGGCGGCCACAAGGCCAGCCACCGGAAATCCTCTTTCGCCGCTGCTGCCGATAACAACAGTAATAATAACGATCATCCTTCCAGCAGCACAACTACCGTGGCCGTGACCGCCACGTCGAGTGGTAGGGCTCACAAGTGCTCCATCTGCCACAAGATTTTCCCGACCGGCCAGGCTCTCGGCGGACACAAGCGATGCCATTATGACGGCTCCAATAGCAATAACAACAACAACGGGAGTGTGGTGACGTCATCATCGAGTCACGGCTTGAGCCAGCAACAGCGGCAGCGCGGCTTTGACTTGAACTTGCCGGCTTTGGTGATGGAATCCGCTTGGGCAGGACACGTCCCCATGAGTACTCGTCGATGTGGTGCCGGCGAAGATGAGGTGGAGAGCCCCCTACCGACGAAGAAACCGTGTTTGTTGCTTAATAGTGAAAAATCACTGAATTAG